One Deltaproteobacteria bacterium genomic region harbors:
- a CDS encoding formate--tetrahydrofolate ligase: protein MESDVEIAHSASPKPLDSIARKLNIPVKHIIPYGKHIAKIHSSYLVTDVRNRGGTGGLDTAQELIELCKWSGNFKYLYNLDAGIREKIETIARKIYGADGVSYSEDAVEGIKETERLGYGRLPVCIAKTHKSLSDNPSLLGRPKGFNITVHKVLPAAGAGFIVVVCGNILLMPGLPMNPLAERIDIDRQGRLAGI, encoded by the coding sequence ATGGAATCTGATGTGGAAATAGCCCATTCTGCCTCACCAAAACCTTTAGATAGCATCGCAAGAAAACTGAATATCCCTGTCAAACATATCATACCTTACGGAAAACATATTGCAAAAATCCATTCTTCATATCTTGTAACTGATGTAAGAAATAGAGGCGGCACTGGAGGACTTGATACAGCACAGGAACTAATAGAACTCTGTAAATGGAGTGGAAATTTCAAATATCTGTATAATCTTGATGCAGGTATAAGGGAAAAGATTGAGACTATTGCCAGAAAGATATATGGGGCAGATGGAGTTTCATATTCAGAGGACGCTGTTGAAGGTATTAAAGAAACAGAGCGGTTGGGATATGGCAGACTTCCTGTGTGCATTGCTAAGACACATAAATCACTATCTGACAATCCGTCCCTTTTGGGAAGACCGAAGGGTTTTAATATAACTGTTCATAAGGTATTGCCTGCTGCAGGTGCAGGGTTCATTGTGGTTGTTTGCGGAAATATACTGCTTATGCCCGGTCTGCCAATGAATCCGCTTGCAGAGAGGATTGACATTGACAGGCAAGGAAGACTTGCGGGAATTTAA